One genomic region from Bombus terrestris chromosome 15, iyBomTerr1.2, whole genome shotgun sequence encodes:
- the LOC100644942 gene encoding stabilizer of axonemal microtubules 1 yields the protein MRRSRSQPIRPKPALTKSDARFLGETTNQLSYKHIGNIPKTKPIIPRQRPMIGSGRMESVTTIRQDYPRKYVDKPEIIIPCGNIRLSSGKLDASTTAKLSYADPGCTEPTLNFKPIAIYYPPSEPILTDTTQKLSYQPVHIPERDTYSWQQKPIYQAPDVAMCGKTTYSESFLKNEEPCVEKPVRPTAANVFPIGGEFRSDTIYKQSYLQSAIVERVEPVIPCNAISKPDGKISTDTTSKLSYLPVQSERRLPILPRSRNMIGDGLMQSETTNRCDFVEKNTLRPDLIIPCDNLRSPDTPIDDRTTTKLSYAKPGPVEWVKSFKPVVQYQRSEKIAYDTINKLSYQSWTPLPKEHIPWASKEKYQPPSDPMCADTIYQVSYPPPGYYEDTCMPADCECLDFKYDNLPAQICETVTCE from the exons ATGCGACGCAGCCGATCTCAACCTATCCGACCCAAACCTGCTCTCACTAAATCCGATGCTCGATTTCTTGGTGAGACCACTAATCAATTGAGTTACAAACATATTGGGAATATTCCTAAAACAAAACCAATTATACCCAGGCAAAG GCCGATGATCGGATCGGGTCGAATGGAGTCTGTTACCACGATTCGTCAGGATTACCCGCGTAAATATGTGGACAAACCAGAAATTATAATACCTTGTGGGAACATTCGTTTAAGTTCCGGTAAGCTGGATGCTAGTACCACAGCGAAACTTTCTTATGCGGACCCAGGCTGTACGGAACCGACATTGAACTTCAAACCCATAGCGATTTACTATCCACCTAGTGAACCGATTCTTACTGATACTACACAGAAGTTAAGTTATCAACCTGTTCACATCCCAGAAAGAGATACGTACTCCTGGCAGCAGAAACCAATCTACca AGCTCCAGATGTTGCTATGTGCGGAAAGACAACGTACTCTGAAAGTTTCTTAAAGAACGAAGAGCCATGCGTGGAGAAACCTGTACGACCAACTGCTGCCAATGTTTTTCCTATCGGTGGTGAATTTCGCTCAGATACTATTTATAAACAAAGCTATTTGCAATCGGCTATCGTTGAACGAGTGGAACCTGTTATTCCTTGCAATGCTATCTCGAAACCTGATGGCAAAATTTCAACAGATACAACAAGCAAA TTGAGTTACCTACCGGTCCAAAGCGAAAGACGTTTGCCGATATTACCTCGAAGTAGAAACATGATAGGCGATGGTCTAATGCAATCCGAAACTACCAATCGTTGCGATTTTGTGGAAAAAAATACGTTACGACCGGATCTTATTATTCCATGTGATAATCTTCGAAGCCCGGATACACCTATTGACGACAGAACTACAACGAAACTATCTTACGCGAAACCTGGGCCAGTAGAGTGGGTTAAAAGCTTTAAACCTGTCGTTCAGTATCAGAG AtctgaaaaaattgcatatgaCACTATAAACAAACTATCGTATCAGTCTTGGACTCCACTTCCCAAGGAACATATACCATGGGCatctaaagaaaaatatcaaccACCTTCAGATCCTATGTGTGCTGATACTATTTACCAAGTCAGTTATCCCCCACCCGGATATTACGAAGATACTTGTATGCCAGCTGATTGCGAATGTTTGGATTTCAAATACGACAATCTGCCGGCACAAATATGCGAAACTGTGACGTGTGAATGA